From the Streptomyces sp. 846.5 genome, the window TCGGCGACACCGAGATCACCGCGCTCAACGAGAAACAGCTGACCCGGCTGCGGCGCGACAGCGTCGGCTTCGTCTTCCAGGCGTTCAACCTGCTGCCGACCCTGACCGCCGAGGAGAACATCACCCTGCCCGGCGACATCGCCGGGCGCCGCACCGACCCCGACTGGCTGAAGCGCGTCATCGAGACCCTGGGCATCGGCGACCGGCTCCGGCACCGCCCGTCCGAACTGTCCGGCGGCCAGCAGCAGCGTGTCGCGGTGGCCCGCGCCCTGGCGTCCCGGCCACAGATCATCTTCGCCGACGAACCGACCGGCAACCTCGACTCGCGCAGCGGCGGCGAGGTGCTCGGCTTTCTGCGCGGCAGCGTCGACGAACTGGGGCAGACGGTGGTGATGGTCACCCACGACCCGGTCGCCGCCTCGCACGCCGACACCGTGCTGTTCCTGGCCGACGGCCGGATCGTCGAAGAGCTGACCGCACCGACGGCGGACGCCGTGCTGGAGCGGATGGGACGCCTCGACGACCGCACCTCCGAGACCTCGGGACCGTCCGGGACCCCCGAGAACCGCTGACGAGAGGATGGTGAACGCACCATGCTGAAGGCGACCCTGCGCAGCTTCCTGGCCCACAAGGGCCGGCTGGCCCTCTCACTGCTGGCCGTCCTCCTCTCGGTGGCCTTCGTCGCCGGGACGCTGATGTTCACCGACACCATCAGCGGCACCTTCGACCGGCTGTTCCGCAGCACCGCCCCCGATGTCGCCGTCACCCCGCACACCGAGGTGGGCACCGGACGGCAGGACCTCTCCGGCGCGGTGGCCACCGAGTCGGACGCGCTGGTCGCCCAGGTCGCCGCCGTCCCGGGGGTGGGCGCCGCCCGGCCAGGGGTCGGGGTGTCCGGAATCGTGCTGGTGGACGCAGCCAACCACGACATCGGCTCGGTCGGCGGAGCGCCGACCATCGGCGTCAACTGGGTGCCGACCTCGCGCTCGGTGGTGGACCTGACCTCGGGCAGCGCCCCGGCCGGCGACGGCCAGGCCGTCATCGACGCCGACACGGCGCGCAAGCACCATCTGACCATCGGCGAGCAGCTGCGGGTGATCGCCGGCCCGGGCAGCTTCCCGATCCGGATCACCGGCATCGCCACCTTCAACACCACCAACCCCGGCGCCACCCTGGTCTTCCTGGACACCGCGACCGCCGAGCACCGCCTGCTCGGCCGCACCGGACTCGTCACCTCGGTGGACGTCACCGCCGCCCAGGGTGTCTCCGACGCCGTCCTCAAGCAGCGGATCCTGCCCGTGGTGGGCGCCGGATACGACGTCAAGACCGCCGCCGAGACCGCCAAGGACTCCAACCAGCAGCTGGGCACCTTCCTGGCCGTGATCAAGGACGCGCTGCTCGGCTTCGCCGGGATCGCGGTGCTGGTCGGCATCTCGCTTATCCTCAACACCTTCTCGATGCTGGTCGCCCAGCGCACCCGGGAGCTCGGGCTGATGCGGGCGCTGGGGGCCAGCCGACGGCAGGTGAACCGCTCGGTGATGGTGGAGGCGGTGCTGCTCGGGTGGTCGGCTCCACTCTGGGGCTGCTGGTCGGGGTGGGGCTGGCGCAACTGCTGATCAAACTGATCGGCGGGGTCGGGATGGAGCTGAAGGGCAGCGAGATCGCCTTCCGCTGGCCCACACCGGTGGCCGCCTACGCGGTGGGCGTGATCGTCACCGCGGTCTCCGCCTACCTCCCGGCCCGGCGCGCCGCCTCGGTCTCGCCGATGGCCGCGCTGCGCGAGGCCGACACTCCGGGCCGTGGCGCCCCGCTGCGGCGGCGGGCCCTGCTCGGCGGCACGGTGCTGCTCCTCGGCGCGGCCTCGCTGGCTGCGGCCGGCACCCTGCACGCGGCCGGGACAGCGGCGGCCTATCTCGGTCTGGGCATCCTGCTCAGCCTGATCGGCCTGATCATGACCGGGCCGCTGCTGGCCGGGCCGGTGATCAGGGTGCTGGGTGGCTGGTTCCCGCGGGCCTTCGGCTCCATCGGCGCGCTCAGCCAGCGCAACGCGCTCCGCAATCCGCGCCGGACCAGCGCCACCGCCTCGGCCCTGATGATCGGTCTGGCACTGGTGGCCGCGCTCTCCGTGGTGGGCTCCTCAATGGGGGCCTCGTTCGACAGCCAGGTCGACAAGACCATCGGCGCGGACTTCATCGTCCAGAACGGGCAGGGCCAGCCCTTCCCGGCCGAGGTGGCCCAGGCCGTCCAGGCGGTACCGGGGGTGGGCCTGCTGGTGCGCACCCAGGCCGTGCCGGTGACGGAGATCGCCGCCGACGGCAGCCGGACCAAGGTCTCCATGCTCGGCACCACCGGCGGACTCGACCGGGTGGTGAACCTGACGCTGCGCTCCGGAACCGTCGCGGCGGCCACCGCGCCGGGCGCGGTGATGATCGCCTCCACCTACGCGGACGACCACCACCTGGGCCTCGGCAGCCGGCTGACGGTGCTGTTCCCCAACGGCACCCAGGTCCCGCTCACCGTCGCGGCGATCAACACCGTCGACAACAGCCTCAGCGGCATCGGCAAGAACCCGGTCATGGGCACCGCGACGCTCCAGCAGTACGCCCCCGGTGTGCAGGACGACGGCGTGTTCGTCGATGTCGCCAGCGGCGCGAACAAGGCGCAGGTCAAGGCCGCGATCAGCACCGCGATCGCCAAGGACCCGCAGGTCAAGGTCCGGGACCAGTCCGACTACAAGAAACTGATCCGGCAGCAGATCGACATCCTGCTCAACCTGGTCTACGGCCTGCTGGCGCTGGCGATCATCATCGCCGTGCTCGGCGTCGTCAACACCCTGGCCCTGTCCGTGGTGGAGCGGACCAGGGAGATCGGCCTGCTGCGCGCCATCGGGCTCTCCCGCCGCCAGCTGCGCCGCATGGTGCGGCTGGAATCCGTGGTGATCGCGCTCTTCGGCGCCGTCCTCGGTCTCGGCCTGGGCCTGGTCTGGGGGCTGGCCGCCCAGCACCTGCTCTCCCTCAAGGGCATGCAGGTCCTCTCCATACCCTGGACCACGGTGATCGCCGTCGTCCTCGGCGCCGCCCTGGTCGGCCTGCTGGCCGCCCTCGGGCCGGCCCTGCGCGCCTCCAGGCTGAACGTCCTGACCGCCATCGCCCACGAGTGACCAGAGCGACCCAAGCGACCAGGACGTTCCGCCCAGGTCAGAACCTCTTGACCCAGCGCCGCCACTGCGGCTCCGGCGCGTAGCCGGCGGCGCGCCAGGCCCGCTGCCCGAGCTCGTTGCGCTCCAGCACCATCGCGTCACCGCGACGGCCGCCGAGCGCGGTGAATCGCTGCTCCGCCGCCTCCAGCAGCGCGCCGCCGATCCCCTGACGGCGCGCGCCGGGGTCGACCGCGAGCCGGTACAGGTGGCACCGCCAGCCGTCCCAGCCCGCGATCACCGTCCCGACCATCCGGCCGTCCCGCTCGGCGATGATCACCGCCTCGGCGTCCCGGGCGATCAGACGGCCGACGCCGTCCTCGTCGTCACTGATGCTCGTGCCCTCTGCGGCGGACTTCCAGAACTCCAGCAGAGCGGCGACGTCATCGGGGGTGGATGAACGGATGATCAGATCGGTCATGAGCAGAGGCTCGCACACCCGCCCGAACGCCAGCGAGTCGTTTCCGCGCCGACTCAGCCCACCTGACGTGGGAAGCTCACTTTCAACAGGTCCAGGATCTGTTGACCGGAATCCGCCAGCGCGACGTTCTGCGGCCCGCCGCGCACACTCAGCTCGGTACCCCCGCAACCGGTCATGCGGTCGACCACCACGGCTGCGGGCGACGCGTCGTTCCCGCCCCCGCTCCCCCGGTAGAAGTCGACGGTGAGCTCGCTGCCGAAGTCCGCCGGGCAGTTGAACACCCCGACCGGCGCCGTCGGCAACGCGTTGACCAGGGCCACCACCTTCGCCACCTGTCCGGCATCGGTCACGGCCGCGAGAGGCCGCACAGTGGACGCATGCCCGCCGGGGTTGAGCCCCGACGTGGCGGTGAGCACGATCCGCGTCACCCCGGACGGAATCACAGCCGCCGCCGGATGCGCCGGCCGCCAGGTGTCCACGGCATCGACCCGCAGCAATGTGCTTGCGCCGTGCACCGCCAGTCGGACATCCAGCTCGCGCTGCTGCAGCAGGGCGGTCCCGGCCTCCCCGAAACCGACCTCGTCGACCTGGGGTCCGCCCAGCAGCGAACCGCTGGTGCCGGTAATCGTCCCGTTGTTGCCGGAGGGGGCATGGGCCATCAGCCAGGCAACCGCCTGCTGCTGCGTCCCCGGATAGCTCCACCACCCGGTTGCGACCACGTCATTGCTACCTGTCGGCGGCACCGGGATCAGCTCAGCCGCCCCGGCAGGGGCGCTCGCCAGCCGCCGGGCGCCGGACGGCGCGACAAAAGTGCGGAGCCTCGCGGCCACATCGGCCCGGGCGATCTGCTGCGGCGACGCACCCCCGGCCCGGGGCGGTGACGCCGTGATCGAGATGACGGTCGACGCGGATTCGGACGAAGCGGGGCCGAGCTGCGTGGCACACCCCGCAAGCAGTGCCACCCCGGCCACAAGGAACGCCATACGGTTCGCAGGTGCAGTCATGGCCATCTGACGCAACACCCCCGTACCGGGTTCCCCGATCCGACAGTTCCCGTCCGCCGACGTCACGCCTGTGTCGGACCGGCTCGGTACGATGGCCGGCGGGAGGTGCAAGGTGGCCGGAGTGCCGCTGCTCGGCGAGCTGATGCCGTGGTCCGTGCCGGGGCTGCGGGCGGGGCGGGGATGGGTCAGGTCCGCGCATCCCGAGATCCTGGCCGCGCGGTGGCGGCGGCTGGCCGAGGCCGAACCGCCGCTGCGGGCCGAGCTGTTCCGGGCCAGCAGGTCGCGCACCGTCGACAGCGCCGTCCCGCAGCTGCCCGGGCAACGGACGTCGACCCGGCGGCTGTCCCAGGAACCGGGGCCGGCGCCCGAGCCGGTCCGGGTCCGGCACGGCGCGTTCGACCGGCAGTGGCTGCTCGCCGACCAGCGGCTGCTGGACCAGCCCCGGCCGGAGCTGTGGCGGGTGGCGGACGGACGGCAGCTCTTCGCCACGGTCCAGCCGTACGACGCCGGCGGAGCGCCGTCACTGGCCTTCTCGACCGAGCTGCCCGACGGAGCCCGGCCCAAGGGTCTCGGCCGGATCCATCCGCTCTACCGCCGCCCGGGGGGCCTCGATCCCAATCTGACACCCGGTCTGACCGGCTTCCTGCGACGCAGGCTGGGCACGGCGGTCCGGCCCGAGGATCTGCTGGCCTGGATCGCCGCCGTGACCGCCCAGTCCACCGGCCGCACCGGCGAGGACGTCCCGGTGCCGCTCCCCGCCGACCCCGCGCTGTGGGCGGAAGGCCTGGACCTGGGGCGTCGCGTGCTGTGGCTGCACACCTACGGCGAGCGCTTCGCCGCCGAACTTGGCCCGCTGCGGATGCCCGGCGGACGCCGCCCCTTCGTCCGGGAACGGGTGACCGGTCTCCCGGACGCCCTGGACCATGACGCCGAGGACGACTCGCTGCTGATCGGCACCGGCCGCCTCTCCCCCGTCGCCCGCAGCGCCTGGGAGTTCCACACCGCCGACGAACCGGTCCTGTCCCGCTGGTTCACCGAGCGCTGCGCCGACCCCGAGGCCCGGCCCGGAACCCTGGAGGCCCTGGGCCTGACCGGCTGGCCCCAGCAGTACACCGCCGACCTGGTCGACCTGGTCACCGTGCTGACCCAGCTCGCCGAACTGCGCCCGTCCCTGGCCGACCTCAGCACCCGTGCGGCCGACGGCGGAATCACCGCCGACGACCTGTCAGCA encodes:
- a CDS encoding ABC transporter ATP-binding protein, giving the protein MPAISEPVPPGPHGPEPGPAAALPAARAERLTKAYGEGDTRVVALDTVDVAIGRGRFTAIMGPSGSGKSTLMHCLAGLDTVTSGRIWIGDTEITALNEKQLTRLRRDSVGFVFQAFNLLPTLTAEENITLPGDIAGRRTDPDWLKRVIETLGIGDRLRHRPSELSGGQQQRVAVARALASRPQIIFADEPTGNLDSRSGGEVLGFLRGSVDELGQTVVMVTHDPVAASHADTVLFLADGRIVEELTAPTADAVLERMGRLDDRTSETSGPSGTPENR
- a CDS encoding GNAT family N-acetyltransferase, with the translated sequence MTDLIIRSSTPDDVAALLEFWKSAAEGTSISDDEDGVGRLIARDAEAVIIAERDGRMVGTVIAGWDGWRCHLYRLAVDPGARRQGIGGALLEAAEQRFTALGGRRGDAMVLERNELGQRAWRAAGYAPEPQWRRWVKRF
- a CDS encoding type ISP restriction/modification enzyme is translated as MAGVPLLGELMPWSVPGLRAGRGWVRSAHPEILAARWRRLAEAEPPLRAELFRASRSRTVDSAVPQLPGQRTSTRRLSQEPGPAPEPVRVRHGAFDRQWLLADQRLLDQPRPELWRVADGRQLFATVQPYDAGGAPSLAFSTELPDGARPKGLGRIHPLYRRPGGLDPNLTPGLTGFLRRRLGTAVRPEDLLAWIAAVTAQSTGRTGEDVPVPLPADPALWAEGLDLGRRVLWLHTYGERFAAELGPLRMPGGRRPFVRERVTGLPDALDHDAEDDSLLIGTGRLSPVARSAWEFHTADEPVLSRWFTERCADPEARPGTLEALGLTGWPQQYTADLVDLVTVLTQLAELRPSLADLSTRAADGGITADDLSAAGVLPVHDHSRRPASVLLHHEEGPDGQFALL